Proteins found in one Butyrivibrio proteoclasticus B316 genomic segment:
- a CDS encoding tyrosine-type recombinase/integrase has translation MGFLYSESSSLNVVFSELLYYNIKNKLLFAPKGYPSGATIYVMKKGVCMGNFSFKDEQEAVFLEQLESQIIRLPKFVQDYIESSRDYLSVSTLLQYTYDFVDFFTFLSSRIEKYKDKPIPEYTLVDMMQLSCEDMDECMKWYKHPDKDVFRKPRTINRFLSTLSSLFTFYVKRRKLADNPVSAVRRPAVKRKEVNRLYEGEKSQFLSAVMNGTGLTKRQLPYHERQWLRDYTIARVFLFTGIRVSELVGLDISDVNLREHSLRVVRKGGNIERVYLDDETDLILREYLAEREEMELTDDETALFISRKKQRIGVRAVEKLIKKYQQAGLPSHPNGLTPHRLRATFATDLYSATGDIYRTSKAMGHKSIATTTIYAEVSDKQKKEGRNILLSSYRDTEESD, from the coding sequence GTGGGTTTTCTATATAGTGAAAGTAGTTCGCTAAATGTTGTATTTAGCGAACTACTTTATTATAATATAAAAAACAAACTACTTTTTGCACCCAAAGGATACCCTTCTGGTGCTACAATATACGTAATGAAGAAAGGAGTTTGTATGGGGAACTTTTCATTTAAGGATGAACAAGAAGCTGTATTTTTAGAACAGCTTGAGTCACAAATAATAAGACTACCTAAATTTGTCCAAGATTATATTGAATCAAGCCGTGATTATCTTAGCGTATCAACGCTTTTACAGTATACATACGATTTTGTGGACTTTTTTACTTTCCTTTCTTCTCGTATTGAGAAATATAAAGACAAACCAATACCCGAATATACATTGGTTGATATGATGCAGCTTTCCTGTGAGGACATGGACGAATGCATGAAATGGTATAAACATCCGGATAAGGATGTATTTAGAAAGCCCAGGACTATAAACCGTTTCCTCTCCACCCTATCTTCCTTATTTACCTTTTATGTTAAAAGAAGGAAGCTTGCAGATAATCCTGTATCTGCAGTAAGAAGGCCAGCGGTCAAAAGAAAAGAGGTAAACAGATTATACGAAGGCGAAAAGAGCCAGTTCTTATCGGCTGTTATGAATGGCACCGGTCTTACCAAAAGGCAGCTTCCATATCATGAACGCCAATGGCTTAGGGATTATACAATCGCCAGGGTCTTTTTATTTACAGGGATTCGAGTTTCAGAGCTTGTCGGCCTTGATATAAGTGATGTAAATCTGCGAGAACACAGCCTCAGAGTTGTAAGAAAAGGCGGTAATATTGAACGCGTATATTTAGATGATGAAACAGATCTGATTCTTAGGGAATATCTGGCCGAACGTGAAGAGATGGAACTTACTGACGATGAAACCGCTCTTTTTATTTCAAGAAAAAAACAAAGAATAGGCGTACGTGCTGTTGAAAAACTAATAAAAAAGTACCAGCAAGCAGGATTACCCTCCCACCCCAATGGTCTTACTCCGCATAGACTGCGCGCAACATTTGCAACAGATCTGTACAGCGCTACCGGAGATATTTATCGAACCAGCAAGGCCATGGGACATAAATCAATAGCGACAACTACTATTTATGCCGAAGTCTCAGATAAACAGAAAAAAGAAGGAAGAAATATTCTTTTATCAAGTTACAGAGATACTGAAGAAAGCGATTAA
- a CDS encoding P-loop NTPase family protein: protein MSEIQAEDINFQTRVYNGNTVTINKLKEDLKDGIIIWTTGSGASPSGNSHYKCGIEFHGHLKVVTGDAGTYTANQVAILGVTECIGCINKPSQVYLVSAMALGLKKGLSGIGANKVLVQELLGKILKKGCQLTEVHYQNGAGSIKRYLREQAAPDGSIKKTVTGEKKRTEEKKALRTLSIDEIGKKPVWNGKYLRVLKNAVNEGKNIVITGDLSSGKSTLLMLMMKMCSESELQYSCIDEIEAKEDMEFMQRKLHTGAKAVFTTYKKDFLLENIPDYQGIIVELVANPKHKMNIYECAFVNKVFSLNVIKVSD from the coding sequence ATGTCGGAAATTCAGGCAGAAGATATTAACTTTCAAACAAGAGTTTACAATGGAAATACAGTCACAATAAATAAGCTTAAAGAAGATCTGAAAGATGGGATCATTATATGGACAACTGGATCCGGAGCCAGTCCCTCTGGTAACAGTCATTATAAATGTGGAATCGAATTCCATGGGCACCTGAAGGTGGTGACGGGAGATGCTGGAACATATACAGCCAACCAGGTTGCTATCCTTGGTGTTACCGAATGTATCGGATGCATAAACAAACCATCACAGGTTTATCTGGTTTCTGCCATGGCGCTAGGACTTAAAAAAGGTCTTAGTGGTATTGGTGCTAATAAAGTTCTAGTACAGGAACTCTTAGGAAAAATTCTTAAAAAGGGTTGCCAGTTAACAGAAGTCCATTATCAGAATGGAGCTGGAAGCATAAAAAGATATCTTAGGGAACAAGCTGCCCCAGATGGCTCAATAAAAAAGACTGTCACAGGAGAAAAGAAGAGAACCGAAGAGAAAAAAGCTCTAAGAACTCTTTCTATAGACGAAATAGGCAAAAAGCCGGTCTGGAATGGCAAGTATTTACGTGTATTAAAAAATGCTGTAAATGAAGGCAAGAATATTGTAATAACCGGAGATCTATCTTCAGGTAAATCAACGCTTTTGATGCTCATGATGAAAATGTGCTCGGAATCAGAACTGCAGTATTCTTGCATAGATGAAATTGAAGCAAAAGAAGATATGGAATTCATGCAAAGAAAGCTCCATACTGGGGCTAAAGCAGTATTTACTACATATAAGAAGGATTTCTTACTTGAAAATATTCCTGATTACCAGGGAATTATCGTAGAGCTTGTTGCAAATCCAAAGCACAAAATGAATATATATGAATGTGCATTTGTAAATAAGGTGTTTTCTTTAAACGTGATCAAAGTGTCCGATTAA